From the genome of Amycolatopsis granulosa:
GTCGCCTCGCTCACCGCGGGCACCACGATCTACCCGGTCCCCGCGTTCGACGCCGACGCACTGCTGGAGCTCATCCAGGCCGAGCGGATCTCCGTGCTCCCGGGCCCGCCGACACTGTTCACGTCGCTGCTCAACCACCCGCGGCTGCACCGGTACGACACCTCGTCGCTGCGGTACTCGGTCGCCGGCGCGGCGACCGTACCGCGATCGCTGTTCCGGCGGATGCGCGAGGAGCTGGGGTTCGACTCGGTGAGCCAGGCGTACGGCCTGACCGAGGCCGTCGTCGTCACGCAGTCCCGGCCGGACGAGGACCCGGAGCACCTCGCCGAGACCACCGGCCCACCGGTCGAGGGCATGGAGGTGCGCATCGCCGGCCCCGACGGCCGCGAGGTGCCGGCCGGCGAGGAGGGCGAGATCCTCATCCGTGGTCGCAACGTCATGCTGGGCTACTTCGAGGACGAGCGCGCCACGGCCGCGGCGATCGACGCCGGCGGCTGGTTCCACAGCGGCGACGTCGGCAGGGTCGACGAGCACGGATGCCTCCAGATCACCGACCGGATCAAGGACATGTTCACCGTCGGCGGGTTCAACGTCTACCCGGCGGAGGTGGAGAACGTGCTCGCGTCTCACCCGGACGTGTCGGAATCGGCCGTCGTCGCGAAACCCGACCCGCGGATGGGGTCGGTGGCGCTCGCGTTCGTCGTGCCGCGCCGGGACGCCACACCGAGCGTGGCGGAGCTGATCGAGTACTGCCGCGCCCGGCTGGCGAACTTCAAGGTGCCGCGCGAGATCGTGGTGCGCGCGGAGCTGCCGAAGAACGCCAGCGGCAAGATCCTCAAGACCGAACTGCGCGCCATCTCCCGGGCGTGAGGCGGTCGCGGGCCGGCGACGTCAGGCGCCGCCGGCCCAGAACTCCTGCCACGACCGCCACTTCTCCGGCAGCGTGGCGGAGTCGACCAGCGGGTTCCCCGGGAAGTGGAACCGGCCCCCGGCGTCCTTCGGTCCGTGCCGCACGTCGGCCGCGTAGAAGGGCTGCACCGTGCGACTGCGGAACCGCCATCCCTCCGGCGTGCGCTCGTAGCGGTCCCAGTACTGCATCGGCATGACGATCCACTCGTCGCCCACCTCGTGCTCCGGACGGCAGTACACCACACCCGTGGCGTGGTCGGCGCCGGTGAACTCGATGACGTGGTTGCCGATCAGGTGGAACGTGATCCCGTACGGGCGCAGCACCGGGCCGAACCAGGCGGCGAGCGCCTCCCGGCCGGTGCCCCCGCCGGCGACGCGCACGTCGGGGACGAACAGCGACACGAGGCGATCGACGTCGCGGGAGTCCAGCGCGAGCGCGTAGGTGCTCACGAGCCGGCGGATCTCCTCGATCGATTCCAGGCGGTCGAGCCGGTCGGCGACGGACACGCGCGCTCTCCCCTCATCCCGGTCCCTCATCTCGGTGCGTGCTGCAGGAAGGCGGGCCACTCGCCCCCGCCGTCGACGTTGAGCACCGCACCGGTGATGTGCGCGGCGAGGTCGGTGGCGAGCAGGAGGCACGCCTGCCCGACGTCGGCGGGCGTGGCGAAGACTCCGCGCGGGATGGTGGCGGCGATGCGCGCGGCCTGCTCGGCGTCGCCGTAGTGATCGGTCGCACCGGGGGTCGCGACGAGCCCGGCGCTGACCGCGTTGACCCGCACGCGCGGCGCCCACTCGACGGCGAGGCTGCGCGTGAGGCTCTCCAGGGCCGCCTTCGCCGCACCGTACACGGCGGTGCCGGGACTCGCGCGGCGCGCGCTGATCGAGGTGATGTTGAGGACGACCCCGCCCTCGTCCTGCTCGCACATCACCGGGTGCACGGCGTGCGCGACGTAGGCCGCGCTGAGGAAGTTCAGCTCGACGATCCGGCGGTGGAACCGCGTGGAGGCGCCGGCGAACTCGCTGAACGGGGCGCCACCGGCGTTGTTGACGACGATGTCGATGTGCCCGTGCCGCTCCGCGACCTCCTCGACCCAGCGGGCGATCTGCTGTTCGTCCCGGACGTCGACCCGGGTGTAGCCGGGCACCCCGTCCCGGTCGCTGCGGCCACACGTCTCGACGGCCGCGCCCGCGGCGCGGAAGGTCTCGACGATGCCGGCGCCCACGCCGCGCGCACCCCCCGTCACCAGGGCGACCTTGCCCGACAGGCCCAGTTCGATCGTCACTTCCCCGTCCCCCTTGCCGCTCGATTCGTCACCAACCTCCATCCTAGCGTGGAAAACCAAACAAATGCTAGGTTCGGTCAGGAGTCGATGACCTGGGAGGTCTTTCTGATGGAGTACGCCGTGATGGCGCCGGTGGCGGCGGGGGTGACCGCGCGTCCGGAGTGGATGGCGGGGTTCGCCCGGCACGTCGAGGAATGCGGCTTCGATTCGATCGTCGCGGTCGAGCACACCGTGGTGGTGAACCGGTATTCCAGCGTCTACCCCTACGACAGCTCGGGGAAGATGGAGCTGGCCGACGACTGCGACATCCCCGATCCGCTGGACCTGCTGATGTTCCTCGCCGCGCACACCAGCCGGGTCGAGCTCGCGACCGGCGTCCTCGTGCTCCCCAACCACCATCCCGTCGTGCTCGCCAAACGCGCCGCGACGATCGATGCGCTCTCCGGCGGGCGCCTGCGGCTGTCCGTGGGTGTCGGCTGGATGCGCGAGGAGATCGAGGCCTGCGGTGCGGAGTTCGGCGCCCGCGGGCGGCGCGCCGACGAGCAGATCGACGTGCTGCGCCTGTTGTGGACGGACCGCTCCCCCACCGGAGCCGACCACGACGGGGAGTTCTTCACGTTCCGCGGTGCGATGACCTACCCGAAACCGGCGCGCCCCGGTGGCGTCCCGATCCACATCGGCGGGCACAGCCGGGCCGCCGCGCGGCGCGCCGGACGGCGCGGCGACGGGCTGCAGCCGATCGGGGTCGACGGCGAGCGGCTGCGGGAACTCCTCGACCTCATGCGCCGCGAGGCCGAGCTGGCCGGCCGCGATCCGGACGCCCTGGAGGTGACGCTCGGCCACTCGGTGCGGGCCGTCACCCCGGAGAAGGCCGGGGCGCTGGCAGCGCAGGGGGCGGACCGGCTGGTGCTGCAACCGGCCCCCAGCGACGACCTCGCCGCCGTGCGGGACGAGCTGTCCGCGTGCGCGCAACGGCTCGGGCTCGCGTCATGACGCTCACCACCGAGGACCGGATCGAACTCGCCGATCTCGTCGCGCGGTACGCCGCGGCCGTGGACGACCGGGACTTCCCCGCGGCCGCCGCGCTGTTCACCGAGGACGGCGTGCTCGCGATCCCGTCCCCGCCGGACGACCTGCGGCCCGTCGTCGTCCGCGACGGACGGGCGGCGATCGCGGAGGCGTTGCACGCCGTCGAGGCGTTCGCCCGCACCCAGCACGCGCTGGTAGGAGAGGTCTTCGACGGCGGCCCCGACGAGGCGGCCGGGCGGGTGGCCGCGGTCGCCCACCACCTCGGCCCGGACCCCGCGGGCGATCAGGTGGTCGTCACGTGGTACTTGCGCTACCTCGACCGCTACCGCCGGACCGGCGACGGCTGGCGCTTCACCCGCCGGGAACTGCACCTGGACTGGGTCCAGACCTACACCCCGGACCGGTGGCAGGAACGAGCGCGGAGGGACCATGCCTGACCGGCCACGGGTCTGCGTCGTCACGGGCGGTGCGCTGGGCATCGGCGGTGCCGTCAGCCGCCGGTTCGCCGCGGCCGGTGACCTCGTCGTGCTCAACGACATCGACGCCGGCGCCGCGCGGGCCACGTGCCGCGACATCGAGGCCGCGGGCGGGCGGTGCGTGGTCGTCCCCGGCGACATCACCGAGGACGCGGTCGTGGCCGCCACGGCGCAGACCGCGCTCGACGCGGCGGACGGCCG
Proteins encoded in this window:
- a CDS encoding nuclear transport factor 2 family protein, coding for MSVADRLDRLESIEEIRRLVSTYALALDSRDVDRLVSLFVPDVRVAGGGTGREALAAWFGPVLRPYGITFHLIGNHVIEFTGADHATGVVYCRPEHEVGDEWIVMPMQYWDRYERTPEGWRFRSRTVQPFYAADVRHGPKDAGGRFHFPGNPLVDSATLPEKWRSWQEFWAGGA
- a CDS encoding AMP-binding protein, which codes for MTIPRLVAEVARRHPDQPAVVDGNVRITYAQLAEQVTDTARAYAVRGLRRGDRAAVWAPNRLEFVLAVLGAQTIGAAVVPLNSRYRGHEAATILARSRAATLVLAGGFLGTDFLGMLRAAAAELPGPAGRGPVPGLPHLHTVVDLGAGTSDGDVLSWAGFTEGGRGVDQDRFAAMVAAVTPDDICDIMFTSGTTGVPKGVLSAHRQTIDVARIWAERAGLGTGDRYAVVNPLFHGFGYKAGMVASLTAGTTIYPVPAFDADALLELIQAERISVLPGPPTLFTSLLNHPRLHRYDTSSLRYSVAGAATVPRSLFRRMREELGFDSVSQAYGLTEAVVVTQSRPDEDPEHLAETTGPPVEGMEVRIAGPDGREVPAGEEGEILIRGRNVMLGYFEDERATAAAIDAGGWFHSGDVGRVDEHGCLQITDRIKDMFTVGGFNVYPAEVENVLASHPDVSESAVVAKPDPRMGSVALAFVVPRRDATPSVAELIEYCRARLANFKVPREIVVRAELPKNASGKILKTELRAISRA
- a CDS encoding LLM class F420-dependent oxidoreductase, producing MTWEVFLMEYAVMAPVAAGVTARPEWMAGFARHVEECGFDSIVAVEHTVVVNRYSSVYPYDSSGKMELADDCDIPDPLDLLMFLAAHTSRVELATGVLVLPNHHPVVLAKRAATIDALSGGRLRLSVGVGWMREEIEACGAEFGARGRRADEQIDVLRLLWTDRSPTGADHDGEFFTFRGAMTYPKPARPGGVPIHIGGHSRAAARRAGRRGDGLQPIGVDGERLRELLDLMRREAELAGRDPDALEVTLGHSVRAVTPEKAGALAAQGADRLVLQPAPSDDLAAVRDELSACAQRLGLAS
- a CDS encoding nuclear transport factor 2 family protein, translating into MTLTTEDRIELADLVARYAAAVDDRDFPAAAALFTEDGVLAIPSPPDDLRPVVVRDGRAAIAEALHAVEAFARTQHALVGEVFDGGPDEAAGRVAAVAHHLGPDPAGDQVVVTWYLRYLDRYRRTGDGWRFTRRELHLDWVQTYTPDRWQERARRDHA
- a CDS encoding SDR family oxidoreductase, coding for MTIELGLSGKVALVTGGARGVGAGIVETFRAAGAAVETCGRSDRDGVPGYTRVDVRDEQQIARWVEEVAERHGHIDIVVNNAGGAPFSEFAGASTRFHRRIVELNFLSAAYVAHAVHPVMCEQDEGGVVLNITSISARRASPGTAVYGAAKAALESLTRSLAVEWAPRVRVNAVSAGLVATPGATDHYGDAEQAARIAATIPRGVFATPADVGQACLLLATDLAAHITGAVLNVDGGGEWPAFLQHAPR